The following coding sequences lie in one Candidatus Annandia adelgestsuga genomic window:
- a CDS encoding valine--tRNA ligase: MDKIYNPKKIEKFIYRKWESEGYFKTDMNCNKNNFCIMMPPPNITGNLHMGHAFQQTIMDIIIRYQKMNGKNTLWKAGLDHAGIATQLLVENKIKKKKNKLRNNYNRNYLIKEILKWKEYSSNNIIKQMKRLGNSVDWNNCRFTMDNNFSLSVRTAFINLYNNKLIYKGKRLVNWDIKLNTAISDLEVENIEIKGYVYYIKYILLNNIKTKNNKKYLIISTTRPETLLGDVAVAVNPKDNRYKNLIGYQVILPIINRIIPIIGDDSIDMKKHTGCVKITPAHDFNDYNIGIKHKLPIINILNKKGFIKKKAKIYNDNNFNIDYKKIIIPKKYQNVDRFIARKKIIEEIKNLKLLKNIKKKKIFVPLGDRSGSIIEPLITNQWYLKTSNLSKKAIKIVKKKKIEFIPKEYEKVYYSWMYNIKDWCISRQLWWGHRIPAWYDKNNKIYVGNNEKEIRIKYNLNNKNILYQDKDVLDTWFSSSLWTFASLGWPNKENYLNNFHPTKILITGFDIIFFWIARMIMLTMYFIKDSNGKSQIPFKKIYITGLIKDENGYKMSKSKGNIIDPIDVIDGINLKNLLKKRTENMIKNKLVKKIIYETKKKFPYGIKSSGADALRFTLSSISSINRNINLDINKITGYRNFCNKLWNASRFVLFNTKKKNYKNNIKIKKNYKINIWIIVKLNNLIKKYRINLDNYRFDLASNVLYDFIWNEFCDWYIELIKPILKYGSKLEKFKTKYILINVLEIILRLSHPIIPFITEKIWQKIFFLKNIKKKTIMLQKFPKYNLKKKNKLILIQMNLLKKIIIIIRNLRYKYKISNKKSIKIFLYEKKHFLFLYQNENILKKILNLKKIIYLFRDIEIKKFITRIIDNTKIIINIDNKININYELKELNKCKNNLLKEIIYLEEQLNNKNFILKAPKNILNKNKKRLLLCKKIKQKINIKIKELKQK, translated from the coding sequence ATGGATAAAATATATAATCCTAAAAAAATAGAAAAATTTATTTATCGTAAATGGGAATCTGAAGGTTATTTTAAAACTGACATGAATTGTAATAAAAATAATTTTTGTATTATGATGCCACCTCCTAATATTACTGGTAATTTACATATGGGGCATGCATTTCAACAAACTATTATGGATATTATTATAAGATATCAAAAAATGAATGGTAAAAATACTTTATGGAAAGCTGGATTAGATCATGCTGGAATAGCTACACAATTACTAGTAGAAAATAAAATAAAAAAAAAAAAAAATAAATTACGTAATAATTATAACAGAAATTATTTAATTAAAGAAATATTAAAATGGAAAGAATATTCAAGTAATAATATTATAAAACAAATGAAAAGATTAGGAAATTCTGTAGATTGGAATAATTGCAGATTTACTATGGATAATAATTTTTCTTTATCTGTAAGAACAGCTTTTATTAATTTATATAATAATAAATTAATATATAAAGGAAAACGTTTAGTAAATTGGGATATTAAATTAAATACTGCAATATCTGATTTAGAAGTAGAAAATATAGAAATTAAGGGTTATGTTTATTATATTAAATATATTTTATTAAATAATATTAAAACAAAAAATAATAAAAAATATTTAATTATTTCCACAACAAGACCAGAAACTTTATTAGGAGATGTAGCAGTTGCTGTTAATCCAAAAGATAATAGATATAAAAATTTAATTGGATATCAAGTAATATTACCAATTATAAATAGAATTATACCTATTATTGGTGATGATTCTATAGATATGAAAAAACATACAGGATGTGTTAAAATAACACCAGCACATGATTTTAATGATTATAATATAGGTATAAAACATAAATTACCAATTATTAATATATTAAATAAAAAAGGATTTATTAAAAAAAAAGCTAAAATTTATAATGATAATAATTTTAATATTGATTATAAAAAAATTATAATTCCAAAAAAATATCAAAATGTAGATAGATTTATTGCTAGAAAAAAAATTATTGAAGAAATTAAAAATTTAAAACTATTAAAAAATATTAAAAAAAAAAAAATTTTTGTACCTTTAGGAGATAGAAGTGGTTCAATTATAGAACCTTTAATAACTAATCAATGGTATCTTAAAACATCTAATTTATCTAAAAAGGCTATAAAAATAGTAAAAAAAAAAAAAATAGAATTTATACCTAAAGAATATGAAAAAGTGTATTATTCTTGGATGTATAATATTAAAGATTGGTGTATTTCAAGACAGTTATGGTGGGGACACCGTATTCCAGCATGGTATGATAAAAATAATAAAATATATGTTGGTAATAATGAAAAAGAAATAAGAATTAAATATAATTTAAATAATAAAAATATATTATATCAAGATAAAGATGTTTTAGATACATGGTTTTCTTCAAGTTTATGGACTTTTGCTTCTTTAGGTTGGCCTAATAAAGAAAATTATTTAAATAATTTTCATCCAACTAAAATTTTAATTACTGGTTTTGATATTATTTTTTTTTGGATAGCTAGAATGATTATGTTAACTATGTATTTTATTAAAGATAGTAATGGAAAATCTCAAATACCTTTTAAAAAAATATATATAACTGGTTTAATAAAAGATGAAAATGGATATAAAATGTCTAAATCAAAAGGAAATATTATTGATCCTATAGATGTTATAGATGGAATTAATTTAAAAAATCTTTTAAAAAAAAGAACAGAAAATATGATAAAAAATAAATTAGTTAAAAAAATAATTTATGAAACTAAAAAAAAATTTCCATATGGTATAAAATCTTCAGGAGCAGATGCATTAAGATTTACTTTATCTTCAATATCTTCAATAAATAGAAATATAAATTTAGATATAAATAAAATTACTGGTTATAGAAATTTTTGTAATAAATTATGGAACGCAAGTAGATTTGTATTATTTAATACAAAAAAAAAAAATTATAAAAACAATATAAAAATAAAAAAAAATTATAAAATTAATATTTGGATAATAGTAAAATTAAATAATTTAATAAAAAAATATAGAATTAATTTAGATAATTATAGATTTGATTTAGCTTCTAATGTTTTATATGATTTTATTTGGAATGAATTTTGTGATTGGTATATAGAATTAATTAAACCAATATTAAAATATGGTTCTAAATTAGAAAAATTTAAAACAAAATATATATTAATTAATGTTTTAGAAATTATTTTACGTTTATCACATCCAATAATTCCATTTATAACTGAAAAAATATGGCAAAAAATATTTTTTTTAAAAAATATTAAAAAAAAAACAATTATGTTACAAAAATTTCCTAAATATAATCTTAAAAAAAAAAATAAGTTAATATTAATACAAATGAATTTATTAAAAAAAATTATTATTATAATTAGAAATTTACGTTACAAATATAAAATTTCAAATAAAAAATCAATAAAAATATTTTTATATGAAAAAAAACATTTTTTATTTTTGTATCAAAATGAAAATATTTTAAAAAAAATTTTAAATTTAAAAAAAATAATATATTTATTTAGAGATATAGAAATTAAAAAATTTATTACAAGAATTATAGATAATACAAAAATTATTATAAATATAGATAATAAAATAAATATTAATTATGAATTAAAAGAACTTAATAAATGTAAAAATAATTTATTAAAAGAAATTATATATTTAGAAGAACAATTAAATAATAAAAATTTTATTTTAAAAGCTCCCAAAAATATTTTAAATAAAAATAAAAAACGTTTATTATTATGTAAAAAAATAAAACAAAAAATAAACATAAAAATAAAAGAATTAAAACAAAAATAA
- a CDS encoding leucyl aminopeptidase, translated as MEFTFNFNILDKKTNTCAIISVFKNKELSNIGNKLNIISNNYILCEINNSGLNGKINQSLLLHNVPNIKYKRLLIIGCGNKKKFNINKYINSINKIINIIKNTNIKKIHFFLTELNIYKLNIYWKIRKAIELIEDKLYVFNKFKNKKKTFNIKKIIFYINKEKNINLAIIAIKQGIAISNSIKIVKDISNLPPNICNSSYLSMRSYRLQDIFPDKIKVFNINEKDMKKLEMNAYLSVGRESENESLMSIIKYSNHKNINKKPIVFIGKGVTFDSGGISLKNHYKMDEMKYDMCAASVVYGLMVAIAKLELPLNVIGILACCENMLGGNSYRPGDIIKTMSGINVEIINTDAEGRLIICDVLTYVKRFNPEIVIDIATLTGACIIALGNKINGLMSNSNTLSKELLNSAKISGDCTWLLPIKEEYKKKFNSKFADIVNINNNNSGGAIFAACFLSYFAKNYKWAHLDIAGTSHYNNIGATGRPLYLLIQFLLKKSKIDIPLY; from the coding sequence ATGGAATTTACATTTAATTTTAATATTTTAGATAAAAAAACAAATACTTGTGCAATAATATCTGTTTTTAAAAATAAAGAATTATCAAATATTGGAAATAAATTAAATATAATAAGTAATAATTATATTTTATGTGAAATAAATAATAGTGGATTAAATGGTAAAATTAATCAATCATTATTATTACATAATGTACCAAATATTAAATATAAAAGACTATTAATAATAGGATGTGGTAATAAAAAAAAATTTAATATTAATAAATATATTAATAGTATTAATAAAATTATTAATATTATTAAAAATACTAATATAAAAAAAATACATTTTTTTTTAACAGAATTAAATATTTATAAATTAAATATTTATTGGAAAATAAGAAAAGCAATAGAATTAATTGAAGATAAATTGTATGTTTTTAATAAATTTAAAAATAAAAAAAAAACTTTTAATATAAAAAAAATAATTTTTTATATAAATAAAGAAAAAAATATTAATTTGGCTATTATTGCAATAAAACAAGGAATAGCTATTTCTAACAGTATTAAAATTGTTAAAGATATAAGTAATTTGCCTCCTAATATATGTAATTCATCATATTTATCTATGAGATCTTATAGATTACAAGATATTTTTCCTGATAAAATTAAAGTATTTAATATAAATGAAAAAGATATGAAAAAACTAGAAATGAATGCTTATTTATCTGTAGGAAGAGAATCTGAAAATGAATCTTTAATGTCTATAATAAAATATAGTAATCATAAAAATATTAATAAAAAACCAATAGTATTTATTGGTAAAGGTGTAACTTTTGATTCTGGTGGAATATCTTTAAAAAACCATTATAAAATGGATGAAATGAAATATGATATGTGTGCTGCTTCAGTAGTATATGGACTAATGGTTGCAATAGCTAAATTAGAATTACCATTAAATGTAATTGGTATTTTAGCTTGTTGTGAAAATATGTTAGGAGGAAATTCATATAGACCTGGAGATATAATAAAAACTATGTCTGGTATAAATGTAGAAATTATTAATACCGACGCTGAAGGAAGATTGATTATTTGTGATGTTTTAACATATGTTAAAAGATTTAATCCTGAAATAGTAATTGATATAGCAACTTTAACAGGAGCATGTATTATTGCTTTAGGAAATAAAATTAATGGTTTAATGTCAAATAGTAATACTTTATCTAAAGAATTATTAAATTCTGCAAAAATTTCTGGTGATTGTACTTGGTTATTACCAATTAAAGAAGAATATAAAAAAAAATTTAATTCAAAATTTGCCGATATAGTAAATATAAATAATAATAATTCTGGTGGTGCAATTTTTGCTGCTTGTTTTTTATCATATTTTGCAAAAAATTATAAATGGGCTCATTTAGATATTGCTGGAACATCTCATTATAACAATATAGGTGCTACTGGAAGACCATTATATTTATTAATTCAATTTTTATTAAAAAAATCTAAAATAGATATACCATTATATTAA
- the gltX gene encoding glutamate--tRNA ligase, which translates to MKIITRFAPSPTGYLHFGNMRTALYSWLISKHYKGKFILRIENTDIKRSSKKYINSIIKDMKWLKLNWDKGPYFQINRFKLYKKYLNYMIKKKIAYKCYCSKKRLLKIRNYQIKNGIKPKYDNYCLKNNVIKKNKPYVIRFCSPKKGYTIFKDKVYGCIKINNSELDDFVIVRNNGIPTYNFCVVIDDIEMKITHVVRGDDHINNTPKQINIIKSLKSKLPTYIHLPLILNIDGKKLSKRNNDNKISTYKKNGFFSETILNFLLRLGWSYGNKEIFNINEMINLFNIKKINKSPSIVNIKKILSLNKNYMKILPHYKIIKHLNYFLKKKKINTKKGPKLILVIKNFIKHFNNIKEMSNNCYYFYSNNFIYNYILLKKNVNYKLYKILILLYNIFKNLKDWNNKNINNLVKKISLTMNLNLKSLFTILRILITNNKKCFTVIKIIYLIKKKSFLLRIKNGIKFIFKNKLYFV; encoded by the coding sequence ATGAAAATAATTACTAGATTTGCCCCTAGTCCTACAGGATATCTTCATTTTGGAAATATGAGAACAGCATTATATTCATGGTTAATATCTAAACATTATAAAGGAAAATTTATTTTACGTATAGAAAATACTGATATAAAAAGATCTTCAAAAAAATATATTAATTCTATTATAAAAGATATGAAATGGTTAAAATTAAATTGGGATAAAGGTCCTTATTTTCAAATAAATAGATTTAAATTATATAAAAAATATTTAAATTATATGATAAAAAAAAAAATTGCATATAAATGTTATTGTTCAAAAAAACGTTTATTAAAAATAAGAAATTATCAAATTAAAAATGGTATTAAACCTAAATATGATAATTATTGTTTGAAAAATAATGTTATAAAAAAAAATAAACCTTATGTAATACGTTTCTGTAGTCCAAAAAAAGGTTATACAATATTTAAAGATAAAGTATATGGTTGTATTAAAATAAATAATTCAGAATTAGATGATTTTGTTATTGTACGTAATAATGGAATACCTACATATAATTTTTGTGTAGTAATAGATGATATAGAAATGAAAATAACTCATGTTGTAAGAGGAGATGATCATATAAATAATACCCCAAAACAAATAAATATTATTAAATCTTTAAAATCAAAATTACCAACATATATACATTTACCTTTAATTTTAAATATCGATGGTAAAAAATTGTCTAAAAGAAATAATGATAATAAAATATCAACATATAAAAAAAATGGATTTTTTTCAGAAACAATATTAAATTTTTTATTAAGATTAGGTTGGTCCTACGGTAATAAAGAAATATTTAATATTAATGAAATGATTAATTTATTTAATATAAAAAAAATTAATAAATCACCTAGTATTGTAAATATTAAAAAAATTTTATCGCTTAATAAAAATTATATGAAAATATTACCTCATTATAAAATAATTAAACATTTAAATTATTTTTTAAAAAAAAAAAAAATTAATACTAAAAAAGGTCCTAAATTAATTTTAGTAATAAAAAATTTTATAAAACATTTTAATAATATTAAAGAAATGTCAAATAACTGTTATTATTTTTATTCAAATAACTTTATATATAATTATATACTATTAAAAAAAAATGTCAACTATAAATTATATAAAATTTTAATACTTTTATATAATATTTTTAAAAATTTAAAAGATTGGAATAATAAAAATATCAATAATTTAGTAAAAAAAATATCTTTAACTATGAATTTAAATTTAAAAAGTTTATTTACAATATTAAGAATTTTAATAACAAACAATAAAAAATGTTTTACTGTTATAAAAATAATATATTTAATTAAAAAAAAATCATTTTTATTAAGAATAAAAAATGGAATTAAATTTATATTTAAAAATAAATTATATTTTGTATAA
- the glk gene encoding glucokinase, with amino-acid sequence MSTDFLVGDVGGTNIRLALYNNKKGNIKNIKFFLTSNFKNLETVINIYLKNNNKIKHGCIAIACPINNDWVKMTNNNWAFSINKLKINLKFKTLKIINDFIAISMSIPMLNKKDLIKFGGKKSIKKKPIVVYGAGTGLGVAHLIYINKQWISLPGEGGHVDFAPNSKEELLILDILRSEIGHVSMERILSGKGLINLYKTIMKINNKKIKKLNPEDISKKAIFNKCIYCKKTLSLFCTIMGRFGGNLALTLNTFGGVYIAGGIVPKFLNFFKSSDFRIAFEDKGRFKNYIKNIPVYMIINKQPGLLGAGFYLNQILKFN; translated from the coding sequence ATGTCAACAGATTTTTTAGTCGGAGATGTAGGTGGTACAAATATACGTCTCGCTTTATATAATAATAAAAAAGGTAATATTAAAAATATAAAATTTTTTTTAACATCTAATTTTAAAAATTTAGAAACAGTAATAAATATTTATCTAAAAAACAATAATAAAATTAAACATGGTTGTATTGCAATTGCTTGTCCTATTAATAATGATTGGGTTAAAATGACAAATAATAATTGGGCTTTTTCTATAAATAAATTAAAAATTAATCTTAAATTTAAAACTTTAAAAATAATTAATGATTTTATAGCTATTTCTATGTCAATACCTATGTTAAATAAAAAAGATTTAATTAAGTTTGGGGGTAAAAAATCAATTAAAAAAAAACCAATAGTAGTATATGGAGCAGGAACTGGTTTAGGAGTAGCACATCTTATATATATAAATAAACAATGGATAAGTTTACCTGGAGAAGGTGGTCATGTAGATTTTGCCCCTAATAGTAAAGAAGAATTACTTATATTAGATATATTAAGATCTGAAATAGGACATGTTTCTATGGAAAGAATTTTATCAGGAAAAGGATTAATTAATTTATATAAAACTATAATGAAAATTAATAATAAAAAAATAAAAAAATTAAATCCAGAAGATATTTCTAAAAAAGCAATATTTAATAAATGTATATATTGTAAAAAAACATTATCATTATTTTGTACCATTATGGGGCGTTTTGGGGGAAATTTAGCTTTAACATTAAATACATTTGGAGGTGTATATATTGCTGGTGGTATAGTACCTAAATTTTTAAATTTTTTTAAATCATCTGATTTTAGAATAGCTTTTGAAGATAAAGGAAGATTTAAAAATTATATTAAAAATATACCTGTTTATATGATAATAAATAAACAACCTGGATTATTAGGAGCTGGATTTTATTTAAATCAAATATTAAAATTTAACTAA
- the prmB gene encoding 50S ribosomal protein L3 N(5)-glutamine methyltransferase, whose protein sequence is MKKENVNEIIKRLYTVQDIIRWVFSCLSSSNVFYGHGIENAWEESLQLVLSNINLPYEYTQDMRNAKITKNECSNILNGIEKRIRKRIPMPYITSKSLFYGYEFYVNQKVLIPRSYLVEVINSRFRKYLRNKPSYILDLGTGSGCLAIICSYKFPKAVVEASDVSSEVLNVAKYNVVKHRKNNIKLIKSDLFENLSFKRYNVIITNPPYVKRSEFKYLPYEYHYEPPLGLLADENGLEFINKIIINAYKYLTENGILVCEVGSNKEKLEEFFPELPFKWFKFKDNCCNAFILTRRELMIPDMFF, encoded by the coding sequence ATGAAAAAAGAAAATGTTAATGAAATTATTAAAAGATTATATACTGTTCAAGATATTATAAGATGGGTTTTTAGTTGTTTATCATCATCAAATGTTTTTTATGGACATGGAATTGAAAATGCTTGGGAAGAATCTTTACAATTAGTTTTATCAAATATTAATCTTCCATATGAATATACTCAAGATATGAGAAATGCTAAAATTACTAAAAATGAATGTTCTAATATTTTAAATGGTATTGAAAAACGTATAAGAAAAAGAATACCTATGCCTTATATTACTAGTAAATCTTTATTTTATGGTTATGAATTTTATGTTAACCAAAAAGTTTTAATACCTAGATCTTATCTTGTTGAAGTTATAAATAGTAGATTTCGAAAATATTTAAGAAATAAACCAAGTTATATATTAGATCTTGGTACTGGAAGTGGTTGTTTAGCAATAATATGTTCTTACAAATTTCCTAAAGCTGTAGTTGAAGCATCAGATGTATCTTCTGAAGTATTAAATGTAGCTAAATATAATGTAGTTAAACATAGAAAAAATAATATAAAATTAATAAAATCAGATTTATTTGAAAATTTATCATTTAAAAGATATAACGTTATTATAACAAATCCTCCTTATGTAAAAAGATCAGAATTTAAATATTTACCATATGAATATCATTACGAACCTCCTTTAGGTTTATTAGCTGACGAAAATGGTTTAGAATTTATAAATAAAATAATAATAAACGCTTATAAATATTTAACAGAAAATGGAATTTTAGTTTGTGAAGTAGGAAGCAACAAAGAAAAATTAGAAGAATTTTTTCCAGAATTACCATTTAAATGGTTTAAATTTAAAGATAATTGTTGTAATGCATTTATTTTAACAAGAAGAGAACTTATGATACCAGATATGTTTTTTTAA
- the aroC gene encoding chorismate synthase, protein MAGNTIGKIFRVTTFGESHGKSLGCIVDGVPPGLKLKKKDLQKDLNRRKPGKSKYTTKRRENDNIIIMSGIFNNITTGTSIGMLINNNDCRSKDYKNIKNIFRPGHADYTYEKKYGIRDYRGGGRSSARETTMRVAAGAIAKKYLFLKHKIKIRGYLSQIGNIKCDFKNWDIIEKNPFFCPNLLKIKKIEKLICQLKKKGNSIGAKITIIIENIPVGLGEPVFDRLDADLAHSIMSINAVKGIEIGDGFKVINQLGSQHRDEMNKKGFLTNHSGGILGGISTGQNIIINIALKPTSSIKVCGNSIDNNGNEVKIITKGRHDPCVGIRAVPIAEAMTAITIMDHLLRYRSQCYDIL, encoded by the coding sequence ATGGCTGGAAATACAATTGGAAAAATTTTTAGAGTTACTACTTTTGGAGAATCTCATGGAAAATCTTTAGGTTGTATAGTTGATGGAGTTCCTCCTGGTTTAAAATTAAAAAAAAAAGATTTGCAAAAAGATTTAAATAGAAGAAAACCAGGAAAATCTAAATATACGACAAAACGTCGTGAAAATGATAATATTATTATAATGTCAGGTATTTTTAATAATATTACTACAGGTACAAGTATAGGAATGTTAATAAATAATAATGATTGTAGATCTAAAGATTATAAAAATATAAAAAATATTTTTAGACCTGGACATGCAGATTATACATATGAAAAAAAATATGGTATTAGAGATTATAGAGGAGGTGGTAGATCTTCGGCTAGAGAAACTACTATGAGAGTTGCAGCTGGAGCTATAGCGAAAAAATATTTGTTTTTAAAACATAAAATTAAAATAAGAGGTTATTTATCTCAAATTGGTAATATTAAATGTGATTTTAAAAATTGGGATATTATTGAAAAAAATCCATTTTTTTGTCCTAATTTATTAAAAATAAAAAAAATAGAAAAATTAATATGTCAATTAAAAAAAAAAGGTAATTCTATTGGAGCTAAAATAACTATTATAATTGAGAATATACCAGTTGGTTTAGGTGAACCAGTATTTGATAGATTAGATGCTGATTTAGCTCATTCAATAATGAGTATTAATGCAGTAAAAGGAATAGAAATAGGTGATGGTTTTAAAGTTATAAATCAATTAGGTAGTCAACATAGAGATGAAATGAACAAAAAAGGTTTTTTGACTAATCATTCCGGTGGTATATTAGGAGGAATAAGTACAGGTCAAAATATAATTATTAATATTGCACTTAAACCAACATCTAGTATTAAAGTTTGTGGTAATTCTATTGATAATAATGGAAATGAAGTTAAAATTATAACTAAAGGAAGACACGATCCTTGTGTAGGTATTAGAGCAGTTCCTATTGCAGAAGCTATGACAGCTATTACAATAATGGATCATTTATTAAGATATAGATCTCAATGTTATGATATTTTATAA
- the truA gene encoding tRNA pseudouridine(38-40) synthase TruA, which translates to MKIALGLEYNGSRYCGWQIQKNKNTIQDKVQYAISKIANQKIKVFCAGRTDAGVHSTGQVIHFETNKIRNEKSWTIGVNNYLPKDITIKWIREVKNNFHARFSALSRRYFYIIYNNIYRPSLIYKNVTHIKHSLNINNMYKSGQLLLGEKNFNSFRSSKCQSKTPWRNVIHFNIIKFYYPYIIFDIKANSFLHHMVRNIMGSIIEIGKGKYPIKWISEILKSKNKKISFIKAKSKGLYLSEIEYPKKFNLPKFKVNSLFNF; encoded by the coding sequence ATGAAAATTGCACTTGGATTAGAATATAATGGAAGTAGATATTGTGGATGGCAAATTCAAAAAAATAAAAATACTATTCAAGATAAAGTACAATATGCTATTTCAAAAATAGCTAATCAAAAAATTAAAGTTTTTTGTGCAGGAAGAACAGATGCTGGTGTTCATAGTACTGGCCAAGTTATACATTTTGAAACAAATAAAATAAGAAATGAAAAATCTTGGACTATAGGAGTAAATAATTATTTACCTAAAGATATTACTATAAAATGGATTAGAGAAGTAAAAAATAATTTTCATGCTAGATTCAGTGCATTATCAAGAAGATATTTTTATATAATTTATAATAATATTTATAGACCATCACTTATTTATAAAAATGTAACACACATAAAACATTCATTAAATATAAATAATATGTATAAATCAGGACAATTACTTTTAGGAGAAAAAAATTTTAATTCTTTTAGATCTTCTAAATGTCAATCAAAAACACCATGGAGAAATGTTATTCATTTTAATATTATTAAATTTTATTATCCATATATAATATTTGATATTAAAGCAAATTCTTTTTTACATCATATGGTTCGTAATATTATGGGAAGTATTATAGAAATTGGAAAAGGAAAATATCCCATAAAATGGATATCAGAAATTTTAAAATCTAAAAATAAAAAAATATCATTTATAAAAGCTAAAAGCAAAGGATTATATTTATCAGAAATAGAATATCCTAAAAAATTTAATTTACCTAAATTTAAAGTAAATTCTTTATTTAATTTTTAA
- the pta gene encoding phosphate acetyltransferase — MLKNIIFKLNFSKKNMTKNNNFIKKLILLSSKNKKKIILPEGENYKIIKAAYICSKYEIADCILIGSKKKIYNIAKKNDIEFKKYNLKIINPKYIYKNYIDRYVELRKHKGMTKNIAKNDLKNNIILSTLILENNEVDGLVSGIENTTANTIRPALQLIKTKENCSLISSAFFVLLNNNVCIYSDCAINVNPDKYQLAEIAIQTANTAIKFNILPKIAMLSYSTGISGSGIEVEKVLHATNIVKNKRPDLIIEGPIQYDAAVSKKISYIKNKNSILSGCANIFIFPELNSGNITYKAVQRTSKVTFIGPILQGVKKNISDLSRGASMKEILYTIALTSIL, encoded by the coding sequence ATTTTAAAAAATATTATATTTAAATTAAATTTTTCTAAAAAAAATATGACTAAAAATAATAATTTTATAAAAAAATTAATTTTGTTATCTAGTAAAAATAAAAAAAAAATAATATTACCTGAAGGTGAAAATTATAAAATTATAAAAGCGGCTTATATTTGTTCTAAATATGAAATTGCAGATTGCATTTTAATTGGTTCTAAAAAAAAAATATATAATATAGCTAAAAAAAATGATATTGAATTTAAAAAATATAATTTAAAAATTATTAATCCAAAATATATTTATAAAAATTATATAGATAGATATGTAGAATTAAGAAAACATAAAGGAATGACAAAAAATATAGCTAAAAATGATTTAAAAAATAATATAATATTATCAACATTAATATTAGAAAATAATGAAGTAGATGGATTAGTATCTGGTATTGAAAATACAACAGCAAATACTATAAGACCAGCATTACAATTAATTAAAACTAAAGAAAATTGTTCTTTAATTTCTTCAGCTTTTTTTGTATTATTAAATAATAATGTTTGTATATATAGTGATTGTGCAATTAATGTAAATCCTGATAAATATCAATTAGCTGAAATAGCTATACAAACAGCTAATACTGCAATAAAATTTAATATTTTACCTAAAATTGCTATGCTTTCTTATTCTACTGGAATTTCTGGTTCAGGTATTGAAGTAGAAAAAGTTTTACATGCAACTAATATTGTAAAAAATAAAAGACCAGATTTAATAATAGAAGGACCTATACAATATGACGCAGCTGTATCTAAAAAAATATCGTACATAAAAAACAAAAATTCTATTTTATCTGGATGTGCAAATATTTTTATATTTCCTGAATTAAATTCTGGTAATATTACTTATAAAGCTGTACAAAGAACTTCTAAAGTTACTTTTATAGGTCCTATTTTACAGGGAGTTAAAAAAAATATAAGTGATTTATCAAGGGGAGCTTCAATGAAAGAAATATTATATACTATTGCTTTAACTTCAATTTTATAA